In Planctomycetia bacterium, one DNA window encodes the following:
- a CDS encoding tetratricopeptide repeat protein translates to MNSRFHCTMHMRHVAGPIALGAALMLAPLGCSLNKQSSSSSALQTQNMEKERTLAHAKQAPTPRINPMTHLAAGRMLEGQGDPKGAIEQYERAIAASPKMAAGYNRLGMLYQKLGQFAQAEAVFRNGIDAVPDSAALRNNRGYNFLLQKRFAEAEEQFLMALSLAPQFKRARMNLGIVYAQTGRLDQGLAQFQMVVSEDVAHYNLAVIRLAAGDRENAERSFRLALGANPNLSLARQQLEKLAPATALTATGAPPSPPALIQPQATVPLNGPVAGTGDEEPLDEPQ, encoded by the coding sequence GTGAATTCTCGCTTCCATTGCACGATGCACATGCGACACGTTGCCGGTCCGATTGCACTGGGCGCCGCGCTGATGCTCGCCCCGCTCGGGTGTTCGCTTAATAAGCAGTCCTCTTCCTCGTCCGCCCTTCAGACCCAGAACATGGAGAAAGAGCGGACGCTCGCTCACGCCAAACAGGCTCCCACGCCGCGTATCAACCCGATGACTCACCTCGCCGCTGGCCGCATGCTCGAGGGCCAGGGCGACCCCAAAGGCGCGATCGAGCAATACGAGCGAGCCATCGCTGCAAGCCCGAAAATGGCCGCCGGATACAACCGGTTAGGCATGCTCTATCAAAAGCTCGGCCAATTCGCCCAAGCCGAGGCGGTCTTCCGCAACGGCATCGACGCCGTACCGGACTCGGCCGCCCTGCGAAACAACCGGGGATACAACTTCCTGCTGCAAAAGCGCTTCGCCGAAGCCGAGGAGCAATTCCTCATGGCCCTTTCGCTCGCGCCGCAGTTCAAGCGCGCCCGGATGAACCTCGGTATCGTGTACGCCCAGACCGGCCGGCTCGATCAGGGCCTGGCGCAATTCCAGATGGTCGTGAGCGAAGATGTGGCCCATTACAATCTCGCCGTGATTCGCCTTGCAGCCGGAGATCGCGAAAACGCGGAGCGTTCGTTTCGCCTGGCCCTCGGCGCGAACCCGAATCTGTCCCTCGCTCGGCAGCAGTTGGAAAAACTCGCACCTGCAACGGCTCTGACCGCCACGGGAGCGCCGCCTTCGCCGCCGGCACTGATTCAACCCCAGGCCACGGTGCCGCTCAACGGACCGGTCGCGGGAACCGGGGACGAAGAACCGCTCGACGAGCCGCAATGA
- the nadB gene encoding L-aspartate oxidase has product MSDSFCRRRYLINFDSRRLGQVFTDVLVIGGGIAGLRAAIAAAESADVILLSKDALPESNTAYAQGGIAVVSDAADSFDAHASDTLEVGCGIGDPVAAKRLAAEGPACLNELIEWGARFDLENGAVALGMEGGHSARRIVHALGDATGRELSRALARTLARQPRARIFENCFVIDLIVHEGRCLGAITHHAKYGYQAIWAARTILATGGAGMLFRETTNPPCATADGHACAFRAGAKMRDMEFMQFHPTALYVAGAARALISEAVRGEGAYLVDRDGNRFMLKEHPDAELAPRDVVSRSIIRHIAATGATCAYLDVRHFPAGRFAARFPNIARLCHNFDIDPARDLIPIRPAAHYMIGGVAVDHDGQSSVPGLLACGEAASTCVHGANRLASNSLLEGLVYGKHVGRLAGEESAANGRPNRPITLTHEAAPSPRTELDVADVRNSLRAVCWRNAGIDRNADRLVETLEIIDFWGRYVMDKVLDDRAGWETQNLLTVGRLVAQAALAREESRGVHYRSDFPKTDDARFRGHVVLNQTIAGIAQAFEPVAQAQ; this is encoded by the coding sequence ATGAGCGATTCGTTCTGTCGCCGGCGGTATCTTATTAACTTCGACTCGCGCCGGCTGGGGCAGGTCTTCACCGACGTGCTCGTCATCGGCGGCGGTATCGCCGGGCTGCGCGCCGCCATTGCCGCGGCCGAATCCGCCGACGTGATCCTTCTTTCCAAGGATGCCCTGCCGGAATCCAACACCGCCTACGCACAGGGCGGCATCGCCGTCGTCAGCGACGCGGCCGACTCCTTCGACGCGCACGCTTCCGACACGCTCGAGGTCGGCTGCGGTATCGGCGATCCAGTCGCCGCGAAACGTCTCGCCGCTGAAGGACCCGCCTGTCTCAATGAGCTGATCGAATGGGGCGCGCGATTCGATCTCGAAAACGGCGCCGTCGCGCTCGGCATGGAGGGCGGTCACTCCGCGCGACGCATCGTTCACGCCCTCGGCGACGCCACCGGTCGCGAGCTTTCCCGCGCGCTGGCACGAACGCTCGCCCGGCAACCCCGCGCCCGCATCTTCGAAAACTGCTTCGTGATTGACCTGATCGTGCACGAGGGTCGCTGCCTCGGCGCGATCACGCATCACGCCAAGTACGGCTACCAGGCCATCTGGGCCGCGCGGACCATCCTCGCCACGGGCGGCGCGGGCATGCTCTTTCGCGAGACGACCAACCCGCCCTGCGCCACGGCCGACGGGCACGCCTGCGCCTTTCGCGCCGGTGCGAAAATGCGCGACATGGAGTTCATGCAGTTCCACCCGACCGCGCTGTACGTCGCCGGCGCGGCGCGCGCGCTCATCAGCGAGGCCGTCCGCGGCGAAGGCGCGTACCTCGTCGATCGCGATGGCAACCGGTTTATGCTCAAGGAGCATCCTGACGCCGAACTCGCCCCGCGCGACGTGGTCAGCCGCAGCATCATTCGGCACATCGCGGCGACGGGAGCAACCTGCGCCTACCTCGACGTGCGACACTTCCCGGCGGGCCGCTTCGCCGCGCGATTCCCCAATATCGCCAGGCTGTGCCATAACTTTGACATCGATCCGGCGCGCGACCTCATCCCCATCCGACCCGCAGCCCATTACATGATCGGCGGCGTCGCCGTCGACCACGACGGCCAATCCTCGGTCCCCGGCCTGCTCGCCTGCGGCGAGGCTGCAAGCACCTGCGTCCACGGCGCCAACCGGCTCGCCAGCAACTCCCTTCTGGAAGGACTGGTCTACGGAAAACACGTCGGCCGACTCGCCGGCGAGGAATCCGCCGCCAACGGCCGGCCCAACCGCCCAATCACTCTCACGCACGAAGCCGCCCCCAGCCCTCGCACCGAACTGGACGTGGCCGACGTCCGAAATAGTCTGCGCGCCGTCTGCTGGCGAAACGCCGGCATCGACCGCAACGCCGACCGGCTCGTCGAGACCCTCGAAATCATCGACTTCTGGGGCCGATACGTCATGGACAAGGTGCTCGATGATCGCGCCGGCTGGGAGACGCAGAATCTGCTCACCGTCGGCCGCCTCGTCGCGCAGGCCGCTCTCGCACGCGAAGAATCCCGCGGCGTGCATTACCGGAGCGACTTCCCAAAGACCGACGACGCGCGATTCCGCGGCCACGTCGTGCTGAATCAGACCATTGCCGGTATCGCCCAGGCCTTCGAACCGGTCGCCCAGGCACAATAG
- a CDS encoding MotA/TolQ/ExbB proton channel family protein, giving the protein MRTASAQSASDLPRETDPSATRPQATGACAATAAAGILGFLFLWGHAFFRTGFAPQASTFVSGYAAALIVGSPIVILLAVYGPAGILDAFAWIVRSPRANDPRANEQRAYEPRANEPRASARAAVQSCENDSLEIATPHGTNPAAPWRERDPFPRQDIDSTAAEEAVVFFQVAAALCLAFGFIATVVGLIVSLANLRNPSQLGPGVAAALLSQMYGVCIAVTCLALATFIARRHAAMGAMKPLARRAATAGGLTLIAGSLTTLIAFGIMMISMRPVI; this is encoded by the coding sequence ATGCGTACTGCATCCGCTCAATCCGCTTCCGACCTGCCGCGTGAAACCGATCCCAGCGCAACGCGACCGCAAGCGACCGGCGCCTGCGCCGCAACGGCCGCAGCCGGCATTCTTGGTTTCCTGTTTCTCTGGGGTCACGCCTTTTTTCGAACGGGCTTTGCGCCGCAGGCTTCGACCTTTGTCAGCGGGTACGCCGCCGCGCTGATCGTCGGCTCGCCGATTGTCATTCTGCTGGCGGTGTACGGCCCCGCAGGAATCCTCGATGCGTTCGCATGGATCGTCCGCTCGCCGCGCGCCAACGACCCGCGCGCCAATGAGCAGCGAGCCTACGAGCCGCGAGCCAACGAGCCGCGAGCTTCAGCTCGCGCGGCCGTTCAATCTTGCGAGAACGACTCTCTCGAGATCGCAACGCCACACGGGACGAATCCCGCAGCTCCTTGGCGTGAGCGCGACCCCTTCCCCAGGCAAGACATTGATTCAACCGCCGCCGAGGAAGCCGTCGTCTTCTTCCAAGTCGCCGCCGCGCTTTGCCTGGCTTTCGGATTTATCGCGACCGTCGTAGGATTGATTGTTTCGCTTGCCAACCTGCGCAACCCGTCGCAGCTTGGGCCGGGAGTCGCCGCGGCCCTGTTGAGCCAGATGTACGGCGTCTGCATCGCGGTAACGTGCCTCGCGCTCGCGACCTTCATCGCTCGCCGTCACGCGGCGATGGGGGCGATGAAACCCCTCGCCCGCCGCGCCGCCACCGCCGGCGGCCTCACCCTCATCGCCGGATCGCTCACCACGCTCATCGCGTTTGGGATCATGATGATCAGCATGCGGCCGGTGATCTAA
- a CDS encoding zinc-dependent peptidase, with amino-acid sequence MFRRIMRWLRGSSSDAGGIPAGQPPRAGGELDAAALDVLRRAVPFYPALPAPQRDRLHRLIAQFLAEKEFWGSQNLTVTYEMKVYIAAHACLMLLGLSRLGLYPTAREIIVFPSHFGESIECIAPDGRRIVIHDHFIGQTWRRGPVLLSWDHINPAARGLMAGHNTIYHEFAHVLDLLDGEADGVPPLESADQLPAWQRVMRAEFESLVAADRAGRRSFLDPYGAQDPAEFFAVATEQFFEQPRRFQRLHRALYGQLRQFYKQDPAMWTGS; translated from the coding sequence ATGTTTCGGCGAATCATGCGATGGCTGCGGGGTTCATCGTCGGATGCGGGCGGGATTCCGGCCGGCCAACCCCCGCGCGCGGGCGGGGAGCTGGACGCCGCCGCGCTGGACGTCTTGCGCCGCGCTGTGCCATTCTACCCCGCGCTGCCGGCGCCACAGCGCGATCGGCTGCACCGGCTGATCGCGCAGTTTCTCGCCGAGAAGGAATTCTGGGGCTCGCAGAATCTCACCGTCACGTATGAGATGAAAGTCTATATCGCCGCGCACGCCTGCCTCATGCTGCTGGGCCTGTCGCGGCTCGGGCTGTACCCGACCGCCCGTGAAATCATCGTCTTCCCGTCGCACTTCGGCGAGTCGATCGAGTGCATCGCGCCGGACGGCCGCAGGATCGTGATCCACGATCACTTCATCGGCCAGACATGGCGGCGCGGACCGGTGCTGTTGAGCTGGGATCATATCAACCCGGCGGCGCGCGGCCTGATGGCCGGGCACAACACGATCTATCATGAGTTCGCGCATGTGCTGGATCTGCTCGATGGCGAGGCCGACGGCGTGCCGCCGCTGGAGTCGGCTGACCAGTTACCGGCGTGGCAGCGGGTGATGCGCGCAGAGTTCGAGAGCCTCGTGGCGGCCGACCGCGCGGGCCGGCGGAGCTTTCTCGATCCGTATGGCGCGCAGGACCCGGCGGAGTTTTTTGCGGTGGCGACGGAGCAGTTCTTCGAGCAGCCGAGGCGGTTCCAGCGTTTGCACCGAGCGCTGTACGGGCAATTGCGGCAGTTCTACAAGCAAGACCCGGCGATGTGGACGGGGAGTTAG
- a CDS encoding MaoC family dehydratase, translating into MTPRTRETLQVGDSGLFVKTITERDIFSFADASGDFNPLHIDEEYARRSKFGRRIAHGILTAGIISAVLGGEIPGVGTIFGELHIRFLQPVFIGDTITATATVMEIIHPKRIRLMVACTNQSGEDVAIGNAIVRPPETTRILL; encoded by the coding sequence ATGACCCCGCGCACGCGCGAAACCTTGCAAGTCGGCGACAGCGGTTTGTTTGTCAAGACGATCACCGAGCGCGACATCTTTTCGTTCGCCGATGCGTCGGGCGATTTCAACCCGTTGCACATCGACGAAGAGTATGCGCGGCGCAGCAAGTTCGGCCGTCGCATCGCCCATGGCATTCTCACCGCGGGCATTATTTCGGCCGTGCTGGGCGGCGAGATTCCCGGCGTCGGCACCATCTTCGGCGAGCTTCACATTCGATTTCTCCAACCCGTGTTCATCGGCGACACCATCACCGCCACGGCGACCGTCATGGAGATCATTCATCCGAAACGCATTCGCCTGATGGTGGCGTGTACGAATCAGTCTGGCGAGGACGTAGCGATCGGCAACGCCATCGTGCGCCCGCCGGAGACGACGCGCATCCTTCTCTGA
- a CDS encoding LTA synthase family protein, protein MIGWLLLGRLRLGAILAIAVAFFVALGSAIKGQTLGEPLFPWEIFLAKQVTHLPGLFTDAASLTVWECAALAILLGVCAWSVIKLPKGRAKLRYRLVPGLAAAALPYAMVFHNDTTLRNWYRLLPWDQPENYRTNGQLVAFASNTRLCFVKRPPDYSARRIAALAETLRARTAASDALPTGTNGDPPIASSQTSALRPNLIVVMSEAFWDPTLLPGVKISPDPLAKLRARSPGGKLQTAVSPSFGGQTSNVEFEFLTGLSLTPLPAGSNPYQQYVMHEIPSLAGLLGQRGYDAVAIHPYYKWYWNRDRVYPLLGFSRFIGEEDLVEPQRKSSYVTDASLMRDIASILNQAKSETFVFAVTMQNHWPYLAGAYPDEPLSIQADMLEEEDRDLLLRYSQGAHESVAALEWLIVDLEKRERPSVLVFFGDHLPVLGNRFGVYRATGFLDPATESLTPVEHYRIRQVPILIYDTRRGAIAVPELSVKFLGPRLLTLLGEPLPPFHSFLNDLSHQWPVLTGMFQIDGTGQFNPRQPDEQGEWLREYRLLQYDLLFGGQYCRDSLF, encoded by the coding sequence ATGATCGGATGGTTGCTGCTCGGACGGCTTCGGCTGGGAGCGATCCTGGCGATTGCCGTTGCCTTCTTCGTGGCGCTGGGCAGCGCCATCAAGGGGCAGACGCTTGGCGAGCCGCTGTTTCCTTGGGAGATTTTCCTCGCGAAACAAGTAACGCACCTGCCCGGTCTGTTCACCGATGCGGCGTCGCTCACAGTCTGGGAATGCGCGGCGCTGGCCATCCTGCTGGGAGTTTGCGCGTGGAGCGTCATCAAGCTGCCGAAGGGCCGAGCGAAGCTGCGATACCGGCTCGTGCCCGGTCTCGCTGCCGCAGCACTGCCGTATGCGATGGTCTTTCATAACGACACGACTTTGCGAAACTGGTACCGGCTTCTCCCATGGGATCAGCCGGAAAACTATCGCACCAACGGGCAACTCGTCGCCTTTGCGAGCAATACTCGCCTGTGTTTCGTCAAACGCCCCCCCGATTACAGCGCCCGACGCATCGCCGCATTGGCCGAGACCCTTCGCGCGCGGACCGCCGCTTCCGACGCGCTGCCGACCGGCACCAACGGCGATCCGCCTATCGCCTCATCCCAGACGTCGGCGTTGCGCCCCAACCTGATCGTCGTAATGAGCGAGGCATTCTGGGATCCGACGCTTCTGCCCGGCGTGAAAATTTCCCCGGACCCGCTCGCCAAACTCCGCGCGCGCAGCCCGGGCGGCAAGCTTCAGACGGCCGTCTCACCGTCGTTCGGCGGTCAGACGTCAAACGTTGAGTTCGAGTTCCTGACCGGCTTGAGCCTGACGCCGCTTCCGGCGGGGTCGAATCCGTACCAGCAGTACGTCATGCACGAGATCCCATCCCTGGCAGGGCTGCTGGGGCAGCGCGGCTACGACGCCGTGGCGATACACCCGTACTACAAGTGGTACTGGAACCGCGATCGCGTCTATCCCCTGCTGGGCTTCTCTCGGTTTATCGGGGAAGAAGACCTCGTCGAGCCGCAGCGCAAAAGCTCCTATGTCACCGATGCTTCGCTGATGCGCGATATCGCGTCGATTCTGAATCAGGCTAAGTCCGAGACGTTCGTCTTCGCCGTGACCATGCAGAATCACTGGCCCTATCTGGCCGGCGCCTATCCCGACGAGCCGCTTTCCATCCAGGCCGACATGCTCGAAGAGGAGGACCGCGACCTGCTGCTGCGGTACTCGCAGGGCGCGCACGAATCCGTCGCCGCTCTCGAATGGCTGATCGTCGACCTGGAGAAGCGCGAGCGCCCTTCGGTGCTGGTGTTCTTCGGCGATCACCTCCCGGTGCTGGGCAATCGCTTCGGCGTCTATCGCGCCACCGGCTTTCTCGATCCTGCGACCGAAAGCCTGACGCCGGTGGAACACTACCGAATCCGGCAGGTGCCGATCCTGATCTACGACACGCGCCGCGGCGCGATTGCCGTGCCCGAGTTGTCGGTCAAGTTTCTCGGCCCGCGCCTTCTCACTTTGCTTGGCGAACCGCTTCCGCCCTTTCACAGCTTCCTGAACGACCTGTCACACCAATGGCCCGTGCTGACCGGCATGTTTCAGATTGATGGCACCGGGCAGTTCAACCCGCGCCAACCGGACGAACAAGGAGAATGGCTGCGCGAGTATCGTCTGTTGCAGTACGACCTGCTCTTTGGAGGCCAGTATTGCCGCGACTCGTTGTTTTGA
- a CDS encoding efflux RND transporter periplasmic adaptor subunit, translated as MSTGNRMKTLGLLAAVVVIGAGSYFGYSRLARGDGASAFMTREIDRGDVVQTVSATGTIEPVTKVIVGSEVSGKIHRWYTDFNAVVKEGDLLAELETDRFVTAVQQAEADLALARAREAEALVRHKDAARERARIEKLAEAQNASENELLVAIAAEEAARAVWQGAQASVKSAEAILGAVQVDLARTKIRSPIDGVVISRTIDVGQTVAASLQAPELFIIANDLKHMQVNANVAESDIGLIQEGGPAIFTVDAYPKRTFTGKISQIRYNATIVDGVVTYVTLIEVFNDDLALRPGMTANVTFEVAKAAGVLRVPNAALRFDPNPPAPGTAGMVRGRIGKPRVYIPDQGEAKPLEVETGLSDGVFTEVRGEGIKEGMLVITDRAMGARGGSARPDPSRSMRPPRG; from the coding sequence GTGAGTACAGGGAACCGGATGAAGACGCTGGGTTTATTGGCGGCGGTGGTCGTGATCGGTGCGGGGAGCTATTTCGGATACAGCCGGCTCGCCCGTGGCGACGGGGCTTCCGCCTTCATGACAAGAGAGATCGACCGGGGCGACGTCGTTCAGACCGTGTCCGCGACGGGAACCATCGAGCCGGTGACCAAGGTCATCGTCGGCTCGGAGGTTAGCGGAAAGATTCACCGCTGGTACACCGACTTCAACGCCGTGGTGAAGGAAGGCGATCTGCTCGCCGAGCTGGAGACCGACCGGTTTGTGACCGCGGTGCAACAGGCCGAAGCCGATCTGGCGCTGGCTCGCGCGCGCGAGGCGGAGGCGCTGGTACGCCACAAGGACGCGGCGCGCGAACGCGCCCGGATCGAGAAACTGGCCGAGGCCCAGAACGCCAGCGAAAACGAGTTGCTCGTGGCCATCGCGGCGGAGGAAGCCGCCCGCGCGGTCTGGCAAGGCGCGCAAGCCAGCGTGAAATCAGCCGAGGCAATCCTCGGCGCCGTGCAGGTGGACTTGGCGCGAACCAAGATTCGCTCGCCGATCGACGGCGTGGTGATCTCGCGCACGATCGACGTGGGGCAGACGGTGGCCGCGTCGCTCCAGGCGCCGGAGTTGTTCATCATTGCCAACGATCTCAAGCACATGCAGGTCAATGCGAACGTCGCCGAATCGGACATCGGTCTGATTCAGGAAGGTGGCCCGGCGATCTTCACGGTCGACGCCTACCCCAAGCGGACGTTCACCGGCAAGATCTCCCAGATCCGCTACAACGCGACAATTGTAGATGGCGTGGTCACGTACGTCACGCTGATCGAGGTTTTCAATGACGATCTCGCGTTGCGCCCCGGCATGACCGCCAACGTCACGTTCGAAGTTGCCAAGGCCGCCGGTGTGCTGCGTGTGCCCAACGCGGCCCTGCGGTTCGACCCGAACCCGCCCGCCCCGGGCACGGCCGGCATGGTCCGCGGCAGGATTGGTAAGCCGCGCGTCTACATCCCGGACCAGGGCGAGGCGAAACCCCTCGAAGTCGAAACCGGCTTGAGCGACGGGGTGTTCACCGAAGTACGAGGCGAAGGCATCAAGGAAGGCATGCTGGTGATCACCGATCGCGCCATGGGCGCGCGCGGCGGCAGCGCTCGGCCCGATCCGTCCCGTTCCATGCGGCCGCCGCGAGGGTAA
- a CDS encoding ABC transporter ATP-binding protein: MPDATPSHRAGGDALIHTHDVHKTYYVGDIAVPAVRGVSLDVPRHQFLAIMGPSGSGKSTFMHLLGCLDRPDRGMYKLDGVDVADLSKRDLAALRNRKIGFVFQSFNLLSRTTVLDNVALPLTYQGVSRRERRRLAAEMLDRVGLADRSHHHTNQLSGGQQQRVAVARALVTRPVLLLADEPTGNLDSRTSVEIMALMQELNRDTGLTIAVVTHEMDIAAHAQRVVTFRDGVIHGDVVMQEVRDAIAEHRALAATRA; encoded by the coding sequence ATGCCTGATGCGACTCCATCGCACCGTGCCGGCGGCGACGCGCTGATCCATACGCACGATGTACACAAGACTTATTACGTCGGCGACATTGCCGTGCCGGCGGTACGCGGCGTCAGCCTCGATGTCCCGCGCCACCAGTTCCTCGCCATCATGGGCCCCAGCGGATCGGGCAAATCCACGTTCATGCATCTGCTCGGCTGCCTGGATCGGCCTGACCGCGGAATGTACAAGCTTGATGGCGTCGATGTCGCCGATCTGTCCAAACGAGACCTGGCGGCGCTACGCAATCGCAAGATCGGTTTTGTGTTTCAGAGTTTCAATCTGCTCTCGCGCACAACCGTGCTGGACAACGTGGCCTTGCCCCTGACGTATCAGGGAGTATCCCGGCGGGAGCGCCGCCGCCTCGCGGCCGAAATGCTCGACCGCGTCGGACTGGCCGATCGCTCGCACCATCACACCAACCAGCTTTCCGGCGGGCAGCAGCAGCGCGTCGCCGTGGCCAGGGCGCTGGTCACGCGCCCGGTTCTGCTCCTTGCCGACGAACCCACCGGAAATCTCGACAGCCGCACGAGCGTCGAGATCATGGCACTCATGCAGGAACTGAATCGCGACACCGGCCTGACCATCGCCGTCGTCACGCACGAAATGGACATCGCCGCCCACGCCCAGCGCGTCGTGACCTTCCGCGACGGCGTGATTCACGGAGACGTCGTCATGCAGGAGGTCCGCGACGCCATCGCCGAGCATCGCGCCCTCGCTGCGACCCGCGCTTGA
- a CDS encoding trypsin-like peptidase domain-containing protein encodes MRNQMGFGAVVMAMISTALVASATQADDGAMLRDAASRFAAPFVTIKFVLKMEGQFGDRENETEATGVMIEPDGLVLASSSQLGTPRFMRQFGNARPTDLKVLIGDDTEGLPATVMARDTELDLAWVKLKEPSKKKLEYLDLGKSVKPQVGDSLVFLRRMGKYFDRAVTVGQLRVAGKTTKPRELIVPGGGASLEPGLPAFTAQGEVVGFVVLQLPDAEELESNFGAFAGLGRDIGSGLILPTADVVKATERAKRGEIKGDAEESAAGKSESKKKPASDDDEDDDKADASQAKSAPQPKRPANDDDDDEDE; translated from the coding sequence ATGCGAAATCAGATGGGATTCGGTGCCGTTGTGATGGCAATGATCAGCACGGCCCTGGTCGCGTCCGCGACCCAAGCAGACGACGGCGCGATGCTTCGCGATGCGGCATCCAGGTTCGCGGCACCGTTTGTCACGATCAAATTTGTGCTGAAGATGGAAGGGCAATTCGGCGATCGCGAAAATGAAACCGAGGCGACGGGCGTCATGATCGAGCCGGACGGCCTGGTCCTGGCGTCGAGCAGCCAGTTGGGCACGCCGCGGTTCATGCGACAGTTCGGCAACGCGCGGCCGACCGATTTGAAAGTGCTGATCGGCGACGACACGGAAGGACTTCCTGCGACGGTCATGGCGCGGGATACGGAGCTGGACCTCGCATGGGTGAAACTGAAGGAGCCGTCAAAGAAGAAGCTGGAATACCTGGATCTTGGGAAGTCGGTCAAGCCGCAGGTGGGGGATTCGCTCGTGTTTTTGCGTCGCATGGGCAAGTATTTCGACCGCGCGGTGACGGTGGGCCAGCTCCGCGTCGCGGGCAAGACAACCAAACCGCGCGAGCTGATCGTTCCGGGCGGCGGCGCGTCGCTGGAGCCGGGGCTGCCGGCGTTCACCGCGCAGGGCGAGGTGGTCGGGTTTGTTGTGCTGCAACTGCCGGATGCGGAGGAATTGGAAAGCAACTTCGGCGCGTTCGCCGGCCTGGGTCGCGACATCGGCTCGGGGCTGATCCTGCCGACGGCAGACGTCGTCAAGGCGACGGAGCGTGCCAAGCGCGGCGAGATCAAGGGCGACGCGGAGGAATCGGCCGCGGGGAAATCCGAATCGAAGAAGAAGCCGGCCTCGGATGACGATGAAGACGACGACAAGGCTGACGCGTCTCAGGCCAAATCGGCGCCGCAGCCGAAGCGCCCGGCGAACGATGACGACGACGACGAGGACGAGTAG